TACCAATCATAAAGCTCCATGAAAGTTTCTATTACATTCCTTTGTCAGCACCATGTGTGAGTGGAAGGATATATAAACCTAAATGTCACAATCATATTCTATGAGTTCACTAATATTATTGTAAAAATATAGGGAAATCTACAACATTTAAAATCCAAATAGTCTCCCCCTACATACCTGACTCTCCATTCTGTCTTGGAGGAGAAGGTCTGTGTCTCGTAGTTGGAGGTTGTTGAGGTGATGATCTCGTCTCCATGTTTGTTGACTGTGCGTGTCTGCGTGGCGGTGAGCTGGGACTGCTCCTTGGTCTGCTTCTCGATCTCAGCGATCTGCTGGCGCTGCTGGGACGGAGCAGAGATCTCCATGCCCAGGATGATGTCACGGATCTCAGACTGGGTCAGAGACGCCACGTTGACGCTTGAGAGGAcaaagttgaagtcagaaatggCTGAGGGAAGTTTGGGAATGAAATGCATGCTCGCTTGCAGTGGGAATCCCAGATGCTACTTGATTCCAACAAAAATAGTCAGACGCATTTTTGCATTAGCTTATTGAGATTGTTAAGAGATTTTTCTTTGAGAGGCGTTATGAAGCTTCATGACAGCTTTTCGAAGGCCACCACAGCCACTCACTTGTTCTTCTTTCCATAGTCGGCCAGGATGAGGTCTTTAAGCTGCACCTCCACCTTGATCCACTCCTCGTCGGTCAGTGTGGGCCAGATGTGGTGAGGCTCTGTGATGGTGGTCTTATCAGGCTTCAGGATCACCTTGGCACGGTCGTTGTTCACATGGAGCGCTCTTAGGATCAGGATAAGACGTGAGAATGCCTAGAGACAGGAAACAGAGCCGTACAGACACTGGTTAAACAGGGGAATGACAGAAACAGCCCCCCCAATTAAAGTTTTGCATTCTAGAAGAGCTTCTAGAATGAGAAACAGGACTAGACAATTATTCCATAAATAACATTCTTCAAGAAGCTGGCTCCTATGTATACTTTAAATGCATcacctcctcatggactgtaccagatttgccagttcttgctgtgagatgttaccccactcttccaccatggcacctgcaagttcccggacatttctgggggggaatggccctagccctcaccctccgatccaacatgtcccagacatgctcaataggattgagatccgggctcttcgctggccatgggagaacattgacattcctgtcttgcaggaatcacacatagaatgagcagtatggctggtggcattgtcatgctggagggtcatgtcaggatgagcctgcaggaagggtaccacatgagggaggaggatgtcttcccggtaatgcacagtgttgagattgcctgcaatgacaacaagctcattccgatgatgctgtgacacaccgccccagaccatgacggaccctccacctccaaatcgatcccactccagagtacaggcctcggtgtaacgctcattccttctacGATAAATGCGAATTCGACCATCACCCcatgtgagacaaaaccgcgactcgtcagtgaagagcactttttgccagtcctgccttGTCCAGTGACAGTGGGTTCATGCCCATAGGTgatgttgttgccagtgatgtctggtgaggacctgccttacaacaggcctacaagccctcagtccagtctctctcagcctattgcggacaatctgagcactgatggagggattgtgcgttccttgtGTAAcgtgggcagttgttgttgccatcctgtacctgcccgcaggtgtgatgttcggatgtaccgatcccgggcaggtgttgttacacgtggtctgccactgcgaggaggatcagctgtccgtcctgtctccctgtagctccgtcttaggcgtctcacagtacggacatttcaatttattgccctggccacatctgcagtcctcatgcctacgttcacgcagatgagcaaggaccctgggcatgttttttttttgtgttttttagagtcagtagaaaggcctctttaaatgtcctaagttttcataactgtgaccttattgcctaccgtctgtaacctgttagtgtcttaacaactgttccacaggtgcatgttcattaattgtttgtggttcattgaacaagcatgggaaacggtgtttaaattacaatctgtgaagttatttggatttttacgaattctcTTTgatagacagggtcctgaaaaagggacgtttctttttttgctgagtttaaaacAAAAAAAGTAGAAAGTAGACTCACGGTGTAGGAGGAGATGGTCTTGAGCCAGTCGTCGTACAGGTTGAAGAGGACCATCTGAGGCTCGGTGGCCTTCAGGATTAGGTCTCCAAACTTCTCCaccttcagacaggcctggaagGGCAGCTGCAGCTCAGAGCCCTTGATCACGATGTTGGGGAAGTCCAGCAAGTGCACCTGGGAGGAGGAAGGGATAAAACATGTTCCACATTGGTCATCTCAAGTCTTTCAATATTAATTTATGTCAAATCGTATCAAAACAGATCACTGATCATCGCAATAGTTAATATTTATAATCTCAGTCAAATTCAACTGAGTCCTTTCCTTCATCTCTACTGATGTGGAAATTGGGCAGATTAATGCTATGTCTATATCAATGAGGAGTGTGAAGCGCAATCAAGCAATCAATGTGATTGTGAGTTATGGGGTCTCACCTCAAGGGGATCCAGCATGCCCTTCCTGGTGACAATGATCTGTTTTGGCTGCTCCTCCACAGGTAGGGAACGAATAAGAGCAGCCACCTCCTCAGCTGTCTTCCACTTAGCCAGCtataaagggagagggaacagaggaaggaaagaaagagggaagggaACAAGGTGAGGACAGTTTATTTATTagattgtttatttaactaggcaagtcagttaagaacaaattcttctttagaatgacggcctaccccggccaaaccctaacaacgctgggccaattgtgtgccaccctatgggactcccagtcacggccggttgtgatacagcctggaattgaaccagggtctgtaataacgcctctagcactgagatataGTGCCCAATGAGCATAACTAGTCTTCCATGCATATTTGTTTTGCTCCATTCCAGAGTTTTATTGCCCTGTGCATTGCTAAAGAGAGTGACAGGTCTTTTTCATTTGAAGACGAACCTGTCCCAGACGTTTCTGTCCGGCCCACACAGAGGTATGGATGATCTTGAGGAAGAGCTGACCTGTCCTGGGGTTGAAGATGAAGATGGCTCCATTGATGGGCTTGGTCGTCAAGTTACCCTCAAACGTCTGCAAGGACAGAGTATTTACATGACTGAAGACAGAGGATGCTGAACACTGAGGCGATCTAACAGTAGATCTTTTCACAAATGTTTAATTGTCTGAAAATGTTACACTCTGCATAAAAAGCTATTCTAGAGGTACTGTTGTGCCAGACAGAATCTAACCCATATAATTAGAATCCCTAGAACATTGACACCAATCTCAGAATGTCTGACTCCTCACTCACCTTGTGGATGGTGACACGGTAGACGTTAGTGTCGTCCACAAACCAGATGATCTGATTGGAGAAGAGCTCTCCGTAGTTCTGGGAGGACAGGTAGGGCTCAGTGGGCTCTGAGGAGTAGAGCTGCAGACCCTTACGGATGCGCTCCCTCAGGACATACAGGGCAGGGTTGGCCTTCATGATCTTAGCCATGGCCTGCTGGATAAGAGGCTTGCCTCCCGGGAACCAGTTACCGTACccactggagggaggagagagaaaagagggtggATGATGAGTTCATATGTTATGTAACAGATGTAAACAAACACGTGTTCAATAACCCCCTTTAAGTTGAGGGAAACGGTTGACAAACAAGACTACTAGCTACGCTAACAAAAAACTTCATCACTTATGTGGACATTAGTGGAAATGCTAGACTCATGTCAACAGGCTAGAACATTTCTCCATTACTTATCATGCAGACATTAGCAGAAACGTTAGCGTAGCTATGGTAACCTGTGGAGGTTGTAGGCCAGGTCGATGGCAATGAGCACCCCGGTGGGGGAGGGGTAGATGCTCATGTTGTCGGTGGTGTAGTCCAGGAACTTGGCTCTGGCGTAGCGCTCGATGTCGTGAGAGTCGTAGTCTCCCCAGCGAAGCTGTATGTCGATCCAGTACTTCTGGGTGGTGGTGCTGTCCATCACGTCCCTGAAGAGAGAGGTCAAGGGTGAATTAGTACTAAGAAAGAAATAATGTCTTTATAAATTGCAAGAAGAACTTGGCTTCTTGTCAAACTTTTTTGTTTGACAAGTTTGGAAGCCGCTTCCATTTTGAGAGGGCATATTAAAAATGGATACCTGCGAAACATCGTTCATATCCAACTAAGAAAAGGCTTCAGCGTTAACCTGATACAAAGTTGAAAAGACTGTAGTGTCGTACTTTGAGTCAGCGAGCAGCGAGGGGCGTGAGACGTTCCACTTGTAGGAGGCGAAGAGTAGTATGTCGGCACAGGAGGAGTTCATCTTGTAGGACTTCCTGGGGTGAATGGTTTCCTTCTGCACTGTCTCAATCTCCAGGGCATCCAGCTCCTGGTCAAACACCTACATAGACAGAGGGAATTCATTATTTTCTGGAAAAGTTTTTATACAATCAAAATGGATTTTCAACCACGTTGTTTTGTGATGTTGGTAGAGAATGTCCTTTAAAGAAATGCAGTGACATTTGGTTTTTGCTGCCCGGAAAGGCAGTGAAGGCAAAGGTACACAAAACTTATCATTGGAGTCTCCACTTATGTCTCAGAGTCATCAGACGTCCTGGGATCCCTGATTGAACCAAATACATCAAGCTGAGATATAAGCTCCTAGTAACGTGCCTGACAGAGATCCATGACGACGCTCTCGTGGATCTTCTGCCACAAGTGAGCCCTGAAGATCTGGATGAGGGAGATCTTCAGGGTGGGGATCTTTCCGTGCATAAAGATCCCGGTCAGATCCAGCTGCACCTGGAAACCCACATACACCTAGAGAGGACAGAGTACGGAGCGGAATTGTGAGTGTCAAGAGTAGCAAAACAACATCTGGGATATGCATCCTTGTGTGTGTAGTCGGGTACTCACGTTGGCCCTGTTGATGGTGGGAGACCACCAGAGGGTGAAGCGACGGTTGGGGATCTGGTTCAGACCAGATCTCTGGGCGTTGGTCAGCTTCTTCCATTTCATGGACTCCTCAAAGCCACTGGCCTTCTCCCTGTGGTGAAGTGGAGATCAGGCTGGAGGTTAGCGAGGTAAAAAACCCATACCTCACGTCTACATTACTGATGTTATACTGTGTCTTTGACAATGCATATCAAATACCACAAATACTTTTGaaaaaagagtgtgcaaagcagtggctactttgaagaaactcaaatatgaaatttttgggggttactacatgattccatatgtgttatttcataggtttgaggtcttcactattattctacaaggtagaaaattgtaaaaataaaagaaaaaccctggaatgagtagttgtgtctaaacttttgaccggtagtataTGTACGGGCACACACGCAATAATAACAATTCAGTCATATAGTGAATGAGTGTGTGGTACTGACCAGAAGAGACCCTCCCAGGTGGGGAAGTAGGTCCCTTTGAAGAGCGTGTGTTCCAGgataccctccacccctcccagaGCCTGGATCATGTCTGTCCTGTAGTTGTTGAGGTTCCACAACTTCCCGTCGTGCCGCTGGTGGGTCCACCAGAACGGGTTCTGCTTCAGAACCTACGGGACAATCAGACAGACTAGAGTTAATGTTCTGCTTCACAACCTAGGAGACTATGAGAAAGAGCATAGCATTAATGTTTGGACAAATGCTTAAGGCATTTACCAGAATTGAAATGCATTTGTAATTTATTTGTAAATGTCCAAGTCAATCTTTCGTTAGAGgacatatttaaaaaaagatcTGCAGTACCCACTGGTCCGTGTCTTACCTGGTACTGTTTGAAGTCAGTGCGGACCCTCCAGCCCTTGTCGTAGGCCAGCGTGTGTCTGTCCTTCTGGAACAGGGTGTTGATACGGGGGATACCTCGGTCCCAAGAGTCCTCCAAGTCCTCCAGGGTCAGACGCCTGACAGGGACAACACATCATCAACTCTCATTGTCCTAAGCCTCTGAACCATTTGACCATCTGGTTACAGACTATGCAGCTAAATCTGGGTTTACACCCCACCAAGTGTTCTCCTTAGAAAAACCTCAAATGTTGAGTTACACATTCTGGCACGCACCAAAATATTCACCCGTGCAATGTGTGATTAAGTACGCAGAGTGGAGCTTAAATCCAGCCTACATGGGGACAAGGGGTTAGATTTGAGATAGGACAACTGTCTTGCCTGTGTAGGTGTTCAGTACCTGTTCTGTGCGATAGCCTCCTGTCTCTTCAGGGCGTACTCTGCCCAGACTCTCTGGGAGTCGATGAACTCACTCTCCCAGGGCTGGATGTAACGGTACAGGTTAGGAATCAGCTGGTCCTCCTCGTGGCTCATACCGGACCGGAAATGGGTGATGCCAACGTCAGTCTGCTTCGACCACCTGAGGGAGGGGGGCAGGACAAGAAGGGTTAGTGGCAGGAAGAAAATCTTGCATCTAACTTGCAATTTAAAACATGTATCAATCGGTAATGGTGACATTTCAAGGAGGCAGTAATGTAGCCAGGTCTATCTACATTAGTTAACTACAAACGTTATCGTTATCCAGCTCAGAGGCTTACATTTCTATCAATTCAAGGTTATCAAAGCTTGCAGCAAGTTGACTTTGTTAACCTCATACAGGAACTTCTATGGCCTGGTCTAGACAAATCTTAGCTTCTACATATTCTGCGTTTTGCGCTTACCTCAAATCCGACTGTGGGATGAGGACGTGTCCCATGGACAGCATGCCCAGCCCTCCCAGCTCCTTGGGGGTGTAGAAAACGACAGGGGGGAAGCGACTGGGCATCTTGGAGTTGAGGCCAATCTTGATACGGGTCTGGATCTTGTTCTCACACTTCACCAGCAGGTCCAGCAGCTCCTGGGTGTTGACCACCGCCTCGCGGAAGTACGTCATCAGACCGATCAGAGCCGTGTTCCACTTGTTCACAATCTGACGGGATATTCAATTATTTCAACATTAGTACAGTTCTCATAACTCTAGACTACATTTATGAACCCAGCTAATGATTCAATTAAATTTAATACATTTCTTTAGTTGGTATACTTCTATACACAATTATATTTAAATGTGAGAAAAACAACCTCAGTGAAGAAAGGAATAGTGGTTTTGTAAAGGAGTTACCTTGGTGAAGGTGGTAGATCCTGAGGCCATGAGTATCTGTCGGACTCTGTTGTGGAACCGCTGCATGGACTCATCATCCACACGCAGGAAACACTGGGCCGTACGCTCTTTGGTCACCTACATACAGACGGAGACACAGATGGACGCAGTAAGCACAGCGATCTCACCGCATTTATCCTACAGTGGAAGGGATAGTCTCCCCAAAAATAGTGTTCAAGCGATTCATAAAACTTTAGTACAAGGGACAAAAGTGTAGCAGTGTATCAGTTCCAGTCAGCCACGGTGATGAAGGTCTGACCGTATCTGGTGGAGGCTGTCATGATTGTTTAGCAGGACAGAGTCAACTGGTGTGCGTACAAACCAAGTAACATCACCCTTCCTCAGTCCCCTCTCACCTCGTTCTGCAGGTTCCAGACGCCGTCCTTGTGGGTGAACTCCTCGTAGCTGGTGCGACACTTGGGCAGGATGCGGCACTCGAAGCCACACATGTTGAAGAGCAGGTTAGGGTTGTCTTTGCTGTAGACAGACACAAAGCTGTTCTCCCATTGGACCGTGGTCACAGAGCGAGGCAGGCGGTTCTTAATGTCCCAGAACACAGCACGACCCCTGGACGGTTAGACAGGGAGGAACCACTATCATTTCACAAGTATGGGAAAATAACATGTGCAGGTCTCACGTCAGTACATCTCACACAAGGACTGCATTATTTTCTCAGCTACTCCACTACGGTTCCATATCAACTCCATCTTAAAGAACTagcaactgggggggggggggggggggggggcgactcACAGGTTGACGTCGTGCTTCATCAGTCTCATCCTGGCGTCTCTGGGCCAGCACTTCTTGTTGTTGTAGCCCACAATGTTCTCATTGTTGGGGTCAGGGTGCTCCGTCAGGTACCTCTGGATCAGGTCCCTGGCCTCATCAGCTGAGAACctggaaggagaaagaaggaggaCATGTCAACTACTGAGCTTCTACAGATACCTACATGGATAAGTCTAAACGGTTAGTCTGAACCAAGTAAAACTTTGTGTGCGTGTCTCCTGCTCCTACTCAGGTATTTGATGTAGAGTCAGTTAAGGAGTACTACCTCCTATCTAAGGTGTGGTCTAATTTGTGTACCTGAAAAATATGTGTATACGGTCGATGTATCTGCAGTAGAGGCGGATGGGGTGGGCGCTCTCTGTGGCTGTATCTTGGAAGGACAGGAAGTCGTTGGGCATCTGAGGGGGTCCGGCCATCTCACTGGCCCGGTGGAGGCCCAGCACCAACAGGTCCATGACGAGGCCGTAGTACTGCACGATGAACGAGGCAAACTGCAGACCACGGATGATACCGTATGAGTTGGTGTGGTTCATGTCctgggatgggagagaggaaggatatGACGTTGGGTCTATATACGCAACTAAACAGTTAGTAGAGAAGAGTGAAGTACAAGGTATGAAATCGAACAATGCCATCGTTCAACAACAAAAAGATATTCACAATGCAAATACAATATCTTCCTCATTGCTTTTGAATGAGGAAAATTAGAATCTGTTTACTTCATGATTTGACTGAAATGTAATTGATCTAAACCCTGCACAACAAACCCATCTTCAAGATGGCAAGGTGTTCTCACCTTGTAGTTGATGACCACGTTGTTCTTGGCAGTCATGTAGTCAGCGATGTTGTGGTCCACGATGAGACGCAGCAGTCTGTTGAGCAGCGTCAGATCTATTTTCTCATACATCTTCTCATAGCGAGACTCCAGCATTACGTTACACTCTCCCTCCATCGTCTCCCACACATCCTGCAGGTTGTTGATGCCTGGCAACAAAACATAGGGTACAAACAGTGTTTTTGGCCATCATTAATGGATATATAATGAAAGAGTCTAACAGAAACAATTGAAGTGGTTGTAGATACGTTTTCCTATTATACAATATGCATTGGCTTTGTGAATACACATATACAACTGCTATAAGCAACACTCAACATTTTGGGACTTTTGAAAGCAATGTTGTCTACCCAACATAGTCCTCACCTTGGCACCACTTGTAGACGAGGAGTGGAGGAGGCTCTGTGTCAGCTGGTTTGATCCAGGGGGGGAAGAGACGTCGTTTGTCAGCCTCATACCACAGGTACTGGTCCAGGTAGGCATCTGTGATCTTCTCCAGGGGCTCCACGTCATACACAGGCACCAGGTGGCTGTACAGGTCCATGAACTCTATGCCCACCTAGAGAGGAGGTGATTGTTAAGTTCATAGAACAGAGATAGATTTGGGTATTGATACAGTTGTCCTTGTCAACTGAAAGTTCAAATAATCTCCATCTCGTTAGACAAAAATGGGGGGAACCTAGAGGTTAACTTGTGTTTTCAGAGTAACTTAAGTTGCTAATAAACCGATCATGAGGCAAAaatctcagtgtgtatatagagtTGGTCCTGGGACTAACCTCCTTGAAGGCTCTCTGTGTGAGCAGGTGACGTTTGATTCTGGACAGGGCCTCGTGAGGGTTGTCATAAGCCTGTTCTATCAGCCCCAActcctctctctgggactggttCAGCCTGGACTTCACACTGGGAAGAGAAAACAACCACATGATCAAGTCATTGCAAGATCAAATAAATAACATACCTCAGCAGCAAGAATCTACAGGCATCTCATTCCCCGATAAGCTATCCAAGGTAGCATTACAGTACATGTTCCCTAACAGGAGGCTACAGGGAgttggtgtgtgttacctgtaggcCTCTTTGAGCCTCTCCAAGGCCAGGATGAGCAGCTTGGTGTCGTGTTTGTAGGACAGCGGGGGGAAGGGGATGGGGGAGAAGCGTCTGCTCTCCAGCCAGTGGACTGTGGTGGTGTAGATGGCCACAGCCTCCTCTGCTGTGATGTATGGACCATCCTGGGGGAGACAGATTACATATTATACACACTGCTCTAAATGGATATGGCAATATGAAGTCATAGGAACCAAGTTACCAGTTTTTAAACAAATAATAACTACACCTTTAAATTATAGAAAAAGACACGAACAAGTGTCAGAGTATTATACTACCGACTCAGCCTGTTCTTGAGAGACTGGTGGCCCTGTTAACTCTGCTGGTTTGCTGTTGCATATCTGAATTGTCTACACTTCTCACATCAGAGTAGGTAGTTGCACCATAGAGATAAAACGGTGTTTTACTTCCATGTTTGCATCAGCTATGCAGTTACCTAGTGCATTCTTTCCCATAAATGAGGACCACAGTGTGTGTTGTATTACCTTCAGGTAGTTGTGCTGCCTCTCCTGCTCAGCCTTCAGGTACAGACGGGTCAGTCTGCCCAGGTTCTTCTTGCACACCGTTTTGTCCACGGTGGCGCCGCGCCTGATTCGCTCGCGGTTATAGTGGGCCGTGTTGGTCCACCAATCAGCTTTGGCCTTCACATACCGTAGGATCATGTTCTCGATGGGGGTGGGCAGGCCTGGGACCTGGAGGGAGGACACGAATTAGACAGGTCAAAAGCTGTCAGTACTGGAGAGGTGTAAATGAAGTACCTTCCAGGGAATCAAACTGCGTCTATTGCTTACAATATTGTTATTGCTGATGACAACTACGTTTGATGAAAGATTATATTTCTATAACATTTCACCAATAAATATTCTTAAAGCAATCATCTACTCTGCATTCCCTGAACTGCTCCTACCTTTTCGGCAGTCAAACCAAGCACACACACCCCTGGAATGAAGCCCCAACATTCCTTTCCCTCTATATGCTGCCTCCTCATTCCTATACATCCCATATATGTCATCATACCTTCCAGGGAATGTTGGCCTTCCAGCAGCGCCACGACTCAGAGAGGTGCTGCAGGATGGTTCTGGCCTTGTTCTGCTTGATGCCCTCAGGCATCATATCCAGGATGTCGTGCATCACAGCCGCACGCAGTTCTAGGTCAAAGTGGGACTCCACGCGCTGCTTCGTCACAGTCTTCGCCACGCCCTTGGAGTGACGACCTGTTGAAGGGGACATTCATGATTGGTTGATAGACTGATTGAGAACACAATAGATACAAGAGCTTCTCATGTGAGTAAATCAATGATCCATAGTTATTTCATCACGGTTTTCTTATCATCACAGTCCTCCCTTTTCATAACCCTTCACACAGACACATCTAAATATTTACAATTGCTCAAGGACACAAAAGCAACTTGGCAAACGAGTAGTTCATTGATGGGCCATACCGCATCAGTTGATAATGATTAATTTCACACAAACAATTCTAACATGACCTATGACAAAGGGGAAGTTAAAAGGCCTTACCTTCGAACTGCCTGGCCAGCAGGTTTCCGAGCCATCTCTCTAGCAGGGGGGTGATGCCCCTCATGAAGAACAGCCACACCCTCCATCCTGGGGCCCAGAACCCACAGCCTGGACCCTTACCCACCGGACCCTGAGAACACACAAGAAAACGCACACCTTCAACAACAAACTCAGGCTTTAGTTCTGTCCCAAAATAACCACCAATACATTATTAGAGCAGGTGTGTTAGTGTCTTCAGACATATTTACTTGACTAAATCTGCAATAAAGGTAATGTTTGTGTGCATTTACATagatctgtctctgtgtgtatactCAGTACTCACAGTATTGAAGCGGTAGTAGATGAGGTGCTTGAGGTCCTTGCACATGCGGATCTGTCTCATCAGCTTGTACTTGTAGCGGTACATGCCAGTCAGCTGGCCCACGTGGGCAAAGATGTACTGCAGCCCGTCTGCCAACTACAGACCAAGGAGGAAGTAGGGAGAAACCATACATATTAGGAAAGACTTTAAATTTAAATAGGTTTGACTCATTTGATAAAAACAGGTACTTCCTGGTAACTCGAAATGACATGGTTCCAGTTTAACAACGTTTACTAAACTGTATTAGCATACTACATGGTTGCCATTGCACTCAGGCCAGGTTCATCAACAACGAGACTGCTGCACAGGTGCACTAATAACAGAGTGATAGCCCCGTAATAACAGAACTATAGGGATACTTAAAACATGACATTAACACTTCCAACTGTGAGCCAAAATCAAATCATGCTATTTAAACaccacaaaaaaatattttattggaGCTTTAATGTGATTCAAATGTGTGTTACTGACCTGGAAAGCATCCACGTTGCCCAGTCTGTACTGTACGTGGCTGTCCACCACCAGCTTGCTGAGACGCAGCACCTCTCTGCACAGATGGAAGGCATTCCCGAACCTGGACTTCTTACGTTCCTGAAGGGACAGACACCACGGGCGCATTCAGCATGGTACAACCTTGTGGAACTCTTTTAGATAGAACTGCCATGATTCTACTTGTCAAAGAGGCATGTTCGTTCTATATATCATATTTATATCTGCAACGTTCCACAAAGTttgcctactgaacgtggccctgaAAACCCCTAAACTGTTAACTCAGTACAGGTCAGATAAAACATGCTTGCAATGTAGCATGACACAAGCACCCCTTGATATTGAGCTACTACAGATTAGGATTTAGTTATGCA
Above is a window of Oncorhynchus kisutch isolate 150728-3 linkage group LG18, Okis_V2, whole genome shotgun sequence DNA encoding:
- the prpf8 gene encoding pre-mRNA-processing-splicing factor 8, whose protein sequence is MAAAFPYRGVPGGMPPGIHPPVQVPDYMSEEKLQEKARKWQQLQAKRYSEKRKFGFVDAQKEDMPPEHVRKIIRDHGDMTNRKFRHDKRVYLGALKYMPHAVLKLLENMPMPWEQIRDVPVLYHITGAISFVNEIPWVIEPVYIAQWGAMWIMMRREKRDRRHFKRMRFPPFDDEEPPLDYADNILDVEPLEAIQMELDAEEDSSVAEWLYEHQPLKDTNKYVNGTTYRRWQFTLPMMSTLYRLANQLLTDLVDYNYFYLFDLKAFFTSKALNMAIPGGPKFEPLVRDINLQDEDWNEFNDINKIIIRQPIRTEYKIAFPYLYNNLPHHVHLTWYHTPNVVFIKTEDPDLPAFYFDPLINPISHRHSVKSQEPLPDDDEEFELPEYVEPFLKETPLYTDNTANGIALLWAPRPFNLRSGRTRRAIDIPLIKNWYREHCPAGQPVKVRVSYQKLLKYYVLNALKHRPPKAQKKRYLFRSFKATKFFQSTKLDWVEVGLQVCRQGYNMLNLLIHRKNLNYLHLDYNFNLKPVKTLTTKERKKSRFGNAFHLCREVLRLSKLVVDSHVQYRLGNVDAFQLADGLQYIFAHVGQLTGMYRYKYKLMRQIRMCKDLKHLIYYRFNTGPVGKGPGCGFWAPGWRVWLFFMRGITPLLERWLGNLLARQFEGRHSKGVAKTVTKQRVESHFDLELRAAVMHDILDMMPEGIKQNKARTILQHLSESWRCWKANIPWKVPGLPTPIENMILRYVKAKADWWTNTAHYNRERIRRGATVDKTVCKKNLGRLTRLYLKAEQERQHNYLKDGPYITAEEAVAIYTTTVHWLESRRFSPIPFPPLSYKHDTKLLILALERLKEAYSVKSRLNQSQREELGLIEQAYDNPHEALSRIKRHLLTQRAFKEVGIEFMDLYSHLVPVYDVEPLEKITDAYLDQYLWYEADKRRLFPPWIKPADTEPPPLLVYKWCQGINNLQDVWETMEGECNVMLESRYEKMYEKIDLTLLNRLLRLIVDHNIADYMTAKNNVVINYKDMNHTNSYGIIRGLQFASFIVQYYGLVMDLLVLGLHRASEMAGPPQMPNDFLSFQDTATESAHPIRLYCRYIDRIHIFFRFSADEARDLIQRYLTEHPDPNNENIVGYNNKKCWPRDARMRLMKHDVNLGRAVFWDIKNRLPRSVTTVQWENSFVSVYSKDNPNLLFNMCGFECRILPKCRTSYEEFTHKDGVWNLQNEVTKERTAQCFLRVDDESMQRFHNRVRQILMASGSTTFTKIVNKWNTALIGLMTYFREAVVNTQELLDLLVKCENKIQTRIKIGLNSKMPSRFPPVVFYTPKELGGLGMLSMGHVLIPQSDLRWSKQTDVGITHFRSGMSHEEDQLIPNLYRYIQPWESEFIDSQRVWAEYALKRQEAIAQNRRLTLEDLEDSWDRGIPRINTLFQKDRHTLAYDKGWRVRTDFKQYQVLKQNPFWWTHQRHDGKLWNLNNYRTDMIQALGGVEGILEHTLFKGTYFPTWEGLFWEKASGFEESMKWKKLTNAQRSGLNQIPNRRFTLWWSPTINRANVYVGFQVQLDLTGIFMHGKIPTLKISLIQIFRAHLWQKIHESVVMDLCQVFDQELDALEIETVQKETIHPRKSYKMNSSCADILLFASYKWNVSRPSLLADSKDVMDSTTTQKYWIDIQLRWGDYDSHDIERYARAKFLDYTTDNMSIYPSPTGVLIAIDLAYNLHSGYGNWFPGGKPLIQQAMAKIMKANPALYVLRERIRKGLQLYSSEPTEPYLSSQNYGELFSNQIIWFVDDTNVYRVTIHKTFEGNLTTKPINGAIFIFNPRTGQLFLKIIHTSVWAGQKRLGQLAKWKTAEEVAALIRSLPVEEQPKQIIVTRKGMLDPLEVHLLDFPNIVIKGSELQLPFQACLKVEKFGDLILKATEPQMVLFNLYDDWLKTISSYTAFSRLILILRALHVNNDRAKVILKPDKTTITEPHHIWPTLTDEEWIKVEVQLKDLILADYGKKNNVNVASLTQSEIRDIILGMEISAPSQQRQQIAEIEKQTKEQSQLTATQTRTVNKHGDEIITSTTSNYETQTFSSKTEWRVRAISAANLHLRTNHIYVSSDDIKETGYTYILPKNVLKKFICISDLRAQIAGYLYGTSPPDNPQVKEIRCIVMVPQWGTHQTVHLPNQLPGHEYLKEMEPLGWIHTQPNESPQLSPQDVTSHAKIMADNPAWDGEKTIIITCSFTPGSCTLTAYKLTPSGYEWGRQNTDKGNNPKGYLPSHYERVQMLLSDRFLGFFMVPGQVSWNYNFMGVRHDPNMKYDLQLSNPKEFYHEVHRPSHFLNFASLQEGEIYNADREDMYG